From a region of the Thiorhodovibrio winogradskyi genome:
- a CDS encoding helix-turn-helix domain-containing protein, with the protein MTQIELLAEPAGALDRAVRFELGGGYALHLPRGPRALGTLYHRGTPIKQVNLRDNAERRLLAVELMQKGVNQSRLAEALQLSRQTLHNYRESYREFGVQGLLHGYSPATSKDEELHRHLNVNKRRPGSKARELEALRRAKREQAEGEGQAELDWDAEARFELDEPAIEETLSAALALSEATPPAGEPSAEVASEQPYAQAHDWEDSRYAGIFPILMVLISQWHWLSGVMRLFGNGWKLFMVFALMGVCNIRSIEQLKHVRRDEAGRMLGIGTLPCLETIWGWFHEVAKHGRAAVLVAAFSDDQLQRGLVGTDVWFTDGHLLPYTGMHKVHASYHTQRRMPTPGQTNLVTCDARGRVVCFEIQEGKGDLRGRILALGEYAREQGLGVMPLQVFDREGDGLEFFSTLVATDTPFVTWEKNVDAARLRGLEEERFTETLTLNGTEYRLLEEEKVCTDPLKPAPCAAESEPTFKLRRVVIWNLRTGHRTSVVCWDGALGLTPVAIATAMLSRWGASENTFKHLQERHPYHYHPGFGVSESEKQDIANPAIKAIDAQRQALKTQLNRLYKQQTKCKPGIKKDGTLRANSKHQRIAAEIAAAEAELARLKDERDQLPERVDVSTLSDYRSFQAIDNDGKNLFDVVTSSVWNARCQLIDWLEPVYAKDSDRVDLLYAILNCHGWIRSDARSVVVRLEPLQQPARRAAQEQLCRKLTGLGARIPGGKWLRIEVGDAPL; encoded by the coding sequence GTGACCCAAATCGAGTTGCTTGCCGAGCCGGCGGGTGCGTTGGATCGCGCGGTGCGTTTCGAGCTTGGTGGTGGCTATGCGCTGCATCTGCCACGCGGTCCACGCGCGCTCGGCACGCTCTACCATCGCGGCACCCCGATCAAGCAAGTGAACCTGCGCGACAACGCCGAGCGTCGGCTCTTGGCTGTGGAGTTGATGCAAAAAGGCGTCAATCAGAGCCGCTTGGCCGAGGCCCTGCAGCTCAGCCGCCAGACCCTGCATAACTATCGCGAGAGCTACCGGGAATTCGGCGTGCAGGGACTGTTGCACGGCTACAGTCCCGCCACCAGCAAGGATGAGGAGCTGCATCGCCATCTTAACGTCAACAAGCGCCGCCCTGGCTCCAAGGCCCGCGAGCTCGAAGCGCTGCGCCGCGCCAAGCGTGAGCAGGCTGAAGGTGAGGGGCAGGCCGAGCTGGACTGGGACGCTGAGGCGCGCTTTGAACTCGACGAGCCGGCGATCGAAGAAACCCTGAGCGCGGCCCTGGCCTTGTCGGAGGCGACGCCCCCGGCCGGTGAGCCGAGCGCGGAGGTGGCAAGCGAGCAGCCCTATGCGCAAGCGCACGACTGGGAAGACAGCCGCTATGCCGGCATCTTCCCCATCCTCATGGTCCTGATCAGCCAATGGCACTGGTTGAGCGGGGTAATGCGCCTGTTCGGCAACGGCTGGAAGCTGTTCATGGTCTTCGCCCTCATGGGTGTCTGTAACATCCGCTCCATCGAACAACTCAAGCACGTGCGCCGTGACGAGGCCGGGCGGATGCTGGGGATTGGCACCCTGCCGTGCCTGGAGACTATTTGGGGCTGGTTCCATGAGGTCGCCAAGCATGGCCGCGCCGCCGTGCTGGTGGCGGCGTTTTCCGACGACCAGCTCCAGCGCGGCTTGGTCGGCACGGATGTGTGGTTCACCGATGGCCATCTGCTGCCCTATACCGGCATGCACAAGGTTCATGCCAGTTACCATACCCAGCGGCGCATGCCCACGCCCGGGCAGACCAATCTGGTCACCTGCGATGCGCGGGGGCGGGTGGTGTGCTTTGAGATTCAGGAAGGCAAAGGCGATCTGCGCGGGCGCATTCTCGCCTTGGGCGAGTATGCGCGTGAGCAGGGATTGGGCGTGATGCCTTTGCAGGTGTTTGACCGCGAAGGCGACGGGCTGGAGTTCTTCTCCACCCTGGTCGCCACCGACACGCCCTTTGTGACCTGGGAGAAGAACGTCGATGCGGCGCGCTTGCGCGGGTTGGAGGAGGAACGCTTTACCGAGACGCTCACGTTGAACGGGACTGAGTACCGGCTGCTCGAGGAGGAGAAGGTCTGCACCGATCCCCTGAAGCCCGCGCCCTGCGCAGCGGAGTCTGAGCCAACGTTCAAACTGCGCCGGGTCGTCATCTGGAATCTGCGCACCGGGCATCGCACCAGTGTGGTGTGCTGGGATGGCGCCCTGGGGCTAACGCCGGTGGCGATCGCCACGGCCATGCTCAGTCGCTGGGGCGCCTCGGAGAATACCTTCAAGCACCTCCAGGAGCGTCACCCCTATCATTACCATCCGGGATTTGGGGTGAGTGAGAGCGAGAAACAGGACATTGCCAATCCGGCGATCAAGGCGATTGACGCGCAGCGCCAGGCCCTCAAAACCCAGCTCAACCGTCTCTACAAGCAACAAACCAAGTGCAAGCCTGGAATCAAGAAAGACGGGACCCTGCGCGCGAACAGCAAACACCAGCGCATCGCCGCGGAGATCGCCGCCGCCGAGGCGGAGCTGGCGCGGCTGAAGGACGAACGCGATCAGTTACCCGAGCGCGTCGATGTCAGCACCTTGAGCGATTACCGCTCCTTTCAGGCGATCGACAATGACGGCAAGAACCTGTTCGATGTCGTCACCAGTTCGGTCTGGAATGCCCGCTGCCAGCTCATCGATTGGCTCGAGCCGGTCTATGCCAAAGACAGTGATCGGGTCGATCTGCTCTATGCGATTCTCAACTGCCACGGCTGGATTCGCAGCGATGCCCGCTCGGTGGTGGTCCGTCTGGAGCCGCTGCAGCAACCGGCGCGCCGCGCTGCTCAGGAGCAGCTGTGCCGCAAGCTCACCGGTCTGGGCGCGCGGATCCCCGGCGGGAAGTGGCTGCGCATCGAGGTCGGCGACGCGCCGCTTTGA